One Kribbella sp. NBC_00662 genomic region harbors:
- a CDS encoding alpha/beta fold hydrolase: protein MPHASTIDGTRIAYQVRGEGQPLVLLAGQSNNHTWWDPILADFEGYRLITLDWRGTGESDKPDEVYSTRGFANDVIAVLDDLSLDSSHVYGTSMGGRVAQWLAIDHPERVKALVLGCTSPGAAHGYERSQEIRKALADPARTDRVLLELMYTPEWLARNPGPYYVLGDASMPSYAKGRHLVASNKHDAWDGLPSITAPTLVLHGTDDIFSPAANAQLLADRIPGARAELIAGARHAYFHEFRSIASPAVLAFLAAQHRA, encoded by the coding sequence GTGCCACACGCATCAACCATTGACGGGACACGGATCGCCTATCAGGTTCGGGGCGAGGGGCAACCACTTGTGCTGCTCGCCGGGCAGTCGAACAACCACACGTGGTGGGATCCGATCCTCGCCGATTTCGAGGGCTACCGACTGATCACCCTCGACTGGAGAGGGACAGGCGAGAGTGACAAGCCCGATGAGGTCTACAGCACCCGCGGGTTCGCCAATGACGTGATCGCGGTGCTCGATGATCTGAGCCTCGACAGTTCACACGTCTACGGGACTTCGATGGGAGGGCGGGTCGCGCAGTGGCTGGCCATCGACCATCCTGAGCGCGTCAAGGCATTGGTCCTCGGCTGCACCTCGCCCGGCGCGGCGCACGGGTACGAGCGGAGCCAGGAGATCCGCAAGGCGCTGGCCGACCCGGCGCGGACCGATCGGGTGCTGCTCGAGCTGATGTACACGCCGGAGTGGCTCGCCCGGAACCCCGGTCCGTATTACGTGCTCGGCGATGCGAGCATGCCGTCGTACGCCAAGGGCAGGCATCTGGTCGCCAGCAACAAGCACGACGCGTGGGACGGCCTGCCGAGCATCACTGCGCCGACCCTCGTCCTGCACGGCACCGACGACATCTTCAGCCCGGCCGCCAACGCGCAACTGCTCGCGGATCGCATCCCGGGAGCGCGTGCCGAGCTGATCGCGGGCGCCCGGCACGCCTACTTCCACGAGTTCCGGTCGATCGCAAGCCCTGCGGTTCTAGCCTTCCTGGCTGCGCAGCACCGGGCGTAG
- a CDS encoding propionyl-CoA synthetase, translating into MGAYDESYRRSLDDPHGFWLEAAEAISWTRPPTQAIDAADAPIYRWYPDGVLNTSYNALDRHVDAGDGDRTALIYDSPVTGTGRTYTYTQLRDEVATFAGALRSLGVEKGDRVIVYMPMVPEAAVAMLACARLGAIHSVVFGGFAPRELAARIDDAEPKVIVAASCGIEPTRVVEYKPIIDKALTIAQHRPEHTIVLQRPQALAQLGEHDVVWTELTAKAEPADPVQVAATDPLYILYTSGTTGKPKGVVRDNGGHAVALAWTMRNVYDIGPGDVWWTASDVGWVVGHSYIVYAPLLVGATTVLYEGKPVGTPDAGAFWRVISEHRVKALFTAPTAIRAIKKVDPEARELAKYPMETFRTLFLAGERLDPETYHWAHEHLGVPVVDHWWQTETGWPIAANPRGLEPLPTKPGSATVPMPGWNVQILDAYGKELLPQQEGAIAIKLPLPPGALPTLWGDDQRYIDSYLKEYDGYYLTGDGGFIDEDGYIFVMGRTDDVINVAGHRLSTGSIEAVVAANAAVAECAVIGVHDPLKGQLPRALVVLKAGATVSEETLRDELVAAVRREIGPVAAFRDVSVVDALPKTRSGKILRRTMRGIADGRDEPVPSTIEDPAVLDALRPVLRSQEG; encoded by the coding sequence ATGGGCGCGTACGACGAGAGCTACCGGCGGAGCCTGGACGACCCGCACGGTTTCTGGCTGGAGGCGGCCGAGGCGATCTCCTGGACGCGTCCGCCTACCCAGGCGATCGACGCGGCCGACGCCCCGATCTACCGCTGGTACCCCGACGGCGTACTCAACACGTCGTACAACGCCCTGGACCGCCACGTAGACGCAGGCGACGGCGACCGCACCGCGCTGATCTACGACTCCCCGGTCACCGGCACCGGGCGCACGTACACCTACACGCAGCTACGGGACGAGGTAGCCACCTTCGCGGGTGCGTTGCGCTCACTCGGGGTCGAGAAGGGCGACCGGGTCATCGTCTACATGCCGATGGTTCCGGAAGCCGCGGTCGCCATGCTCGCCTGCGCCCGCCTCGGCGCGATCCACTCGGTCGTCTTCGGCGGCTTCGCACCACGCGAGCTGGCCGCCCGGATCGACGACGCCGAGCCGAAGGTGATCGTGGCCGCGTCCTGCGGGATCGAGCCGACCCGGGTCGTCGAGTACAAGCCGATCATCGACAAGGCCCTGACCATCGCCCAGCACCGGCCCGAGCACACGATCGTCCTCCAACGCCCGCAGGCACTCGCGCAGCTCGGTGAGCACGATGTCGTCTGGACCGAGCTGACGGCGAAGGCCGAGCCTGCCGATCCGGTCCAGGTGGCCGCGACCGACCCGCTGTACATCCTCTACACGTCGGGTACGACGGGGAAGCCGAAGGGAGTCGTCCGCGACAACGGCGGCCACGCCGTCGCGCTCGCCTGGACGATGCGCAACGTGTACGACATCGGACCTGGCGACGTGTGGTGGACCGCCTCGGACGTCGGCTGGGTCGTCGGCCACTCGTACATCGTCTACGCCCCGCTCCTGGTCGGCGCGACCACAGTCCTGTACGAAGGCAAACCGGTCGGTACGCCGGATGCCGGCGCGTTCTGGCGGGTGATCTCCGAGCACCGCGTGAAGGCTCTGTTCACTGCCCCGACCGCGATCCGGGCGATCAAGAAGGTCGATCCGGAAGCGCGCGAGCTGGCGAAGTACCCGATGGAGACGTTCCGGACGTTGTTCCTGGCGGGGGAGCGGCTCGACCCGGAGACCTATCACTGGGCGCACGAGCACCTCGGCGTACCGGTGGTGGATCACTGGTGGCAGACCGAGACCGGCTGGCCGATCGCGGCCAACCCGCGCGGACTGGAGCCGCTGCCGACCAAGCCGGGCTCGGCGACCGTGCCGATGCCGGGCTGGAACGTACAGATCCTCGACGCGTACGGCAAGGAACTGCTGCCGCAGCAGGAGGGCGCGATCGCGATCAAGCTCCCACTGCCGCCGGGCGCGCTGCCGACGCTGTGGGGTGACGACCAGCGTTACATCGACAGCTACCTGAAGGAGTACGACGGCTACTACCTGACCGGTGACGGCGGGTTCATTGACGAGGACGGCTACATCTTCGTGATGGGCCGTACCGACGACGTGATCAACGTGGCCGGGCACCGGCTGTCGACCGGCTCGATCGAGGCGGTCGTCGCGGCGAACGCCGCCGTCGCCGAGTGCGCGGTGATCGGCGTACACGATCCGTTGAAGGGTCAGCTGCCGCGGGCGCTCGTCGTACTGAAGGCCGGGGCGACGGTGAGCGAGGAGACGCTACGAGACGAACTGGTGGCCGCCGTACGGCGGGAGATCGGTCCGGTGGCGGCGTTCCGGGACGTGTCGGTCGTGGACGCGCTGCCGAAGACGCGGTCGGGCAAGATCCTGCGGCGGACGATGCGCGGGATCGCGGACGGGCGGGACGAGCCGGTGCCGTCGACGATCGAGGATCCCGCCGTACTGGATGCGCTACGCCCGGTGCTGCGCAGCCAGGAAGGCTAG